The window aaaaaagaagatgaaaaagaaaaagaagaaaaggatttttACTAAACAAtgacttcttttcttcttcgtttgtttttggtaagaagAAGACAATAGCAGTTAGTTGAGAGGAGTTCATCTTTTAACGAATATCCCTTTTTGAGAACACACCCAACATAACATAgggtttaatttataaaatgtaactatggatatataattgtaaatattttaaatataatattatagacatATAgctattttttggtatttgaagaaaattgaaaatagtttttttttcttatgatatcctaattttataacacaatttatatgatttaaaatgtaTGATTATTGtatactaaaatataatttgtatttgaatgtattttccagtaatattatctaaattaaagTATTGTATGCATGCACtaatatatcaaattgatatatttttatattgtatattaatatatccTAATATGttatttcctatataaatatactagtaatttattattttctaataacattatattttaaagtattttattactatattattttgtgtgtgtataataAAGTATTCTACCACTTTAGTTTTTAAGTCTTTtatggaaagtgttttccaatgtTTTAAActggaaaatacttttctcCATCTAAAGTTGATgcttttttttgatcaaaaagTGAATTTTGTTGATAGATTTTTTGCAATATAGTCAAACACTATTTTTTAACTTACGCTATACTGCaggttaaatcattttttataacctaaaaaaatataaagatgtcAGGAAGTCAAAAGTTTGATGTataatagaaaacacttttatAATATTGAGTTAGTGATATACTAgacgatatattttttttttaaagaaaaatattgagatgacgaCACACTAAATCAATTTGGGCCAACTATGTTTAACCCACGAAACCTAGAGTCCATGGCATGAGCCCATGATAACCCTATGAAATCTAAATTGAAACTAGTTAAGAAGTCCAAttctaattaatcaaatattaaaagcttaaaatgaaaaaaaatatttaattaaaaaaggaaaaaaaaataactcaagctAACATAAATAGATGACTTGCATTATGTCGCAGCTCGACCtaaattatttcaaacataaaaaaggatGTCCAAGTGAtgccaatatttttaaagaaaaaaaatctaaaaccatTGTCATTGACCTGAATGTATCCATTAAGTCGGGTTAATTAATAAAGaacgataaataaaaagaatcaagataaactgagtcttttttaaaattagtcaaaaatcctatagaaagtaaaaaataataataataataacagagcTCAATCCCCAAACAAATCAAATGCTGAAGTATGAAACTGAAAACAtgaacttacaaaaaaaaaaaagacaaatgaatTTTTGCTTTGGGCTACGCCACAAGTcaaatagtttaatttaattacaaaaaatccttaaaaaaaagctaactctaacaaagaaaaacaaataaaaaaactagagatAATTAGCTCATTTTTAAAATGAGTGAAAAATCCTatataaagcaaaacaaaatatggaatccaatatctaattaaatcaaatgctaaatgatgaaactaaaaaacaagagtttaaaaaatagaaaaacaaatgaacttAAGCAAATCTTCTAAACTCGAGTTATTCTCTCAAATTCATAACCCGTTAAATTCTAGACCTAAGatcaatcaagaaacttaatttaatattgaaggaaggaattaaaaaaaaatatcaattttaaaaaattaacaaggtaaaaaaataacaatcaaaagaatgaagataaaaataatatgtaaataTAATAAAGGAGGATGAAGTTGTAAGAaataatcaatttcaaaaactatcttaattaatataaatagcaatcaaaagaatgaaaaccaaatctaaaataataataaaaaatgatggaggatgaaataaataaataaaattcaatttcatgaatgaattcaaataaaaaataacaattaaaagaacagAGACCAAATccttatgaaaaacaaattgaaaagttgTTGTAAAATGTTGCAAGGTTAGGCACGGAAAtcaaggaaaagagagaaaagaagggaaaaagaagaagaaagtcaaCCGCTTCTAAACCAGCAGAATTCAAGTACACACGCCACCGAGAAAGGTAGGCTTTGCCGTGAAGAATTGAAAAACACCAGGGAAGATTGTTTTTCTCTATCGTGAGCCACTGCAAACACCATTCAAAGATGTCAGTGTGGCTTATTTACTAGTGAATTTCATGAACAcgccaacaattttttttaatatttttattaattaaattaccaAACCACCTAGGAAAAACATGAATATTGTGAGAAAGCAAAGTGAAATGACTAATATATCTCTAAAATCAAGCCTAAGAATCTTTGGTTGTAGAGACAATAGAGTAATTGAAATATGCAtggtaaattgtttttttctttagggTAACCAGttcagtggttttttttttttttttaagcaaagagtaaaatcttgattttactATAATCCACATTAAACCAtgacatgtataaaatattttttccacaccaattaggtttttataataagaaattcagaaaaatattttttaaaaaaataacaattttcaacaaacaagcaaaacaagaaattattcGCACGCGGAAACTTGGCCGTGGAGCCACTGTACTTACAGCCATAATGGTCCATACCCCATCTGTAATACAGGCTTTATGCTTACTAAGAGTTTCTGATCTTGGCTAATGGCAACCCAGCCACTCCTGCTTTATTAGGTGTACTTGTCTCTAGCTTAAGAGCTACGGTCTCTTTCCGTAACCAGACACCACTTACGCTGCTTGTTTTCGATGATCACTTGAAACGGTTGTAAAGGAAATGAATTTGGTTCTTGGTCTGCAAGTGATGAACTTGTTTACCATCACTCAATACCTGTATCCTTTAGTTTAGTGACCGAAAGAGGATAGGATAAAGATTCGAATCGATTAACCGtggttgattttttaacatgCCAGACAAATTAGGAAGCCGACACCCACCAAAAACCTGAAGAAATTCAATTCGAGACTCCCTATCAAAAACACCATGAATGGTCAGCAGGAAAAAGAGTACTATCCATACTTTTAATTACTGTTTTTATCTTGCTTAAgggctagttttttttataattgccTGCTCATTCTAATATCAAAATCACGACACTGTATCTTTACAAGTTCAAACAAATGTAAATTACTGGTACCATCACAGAATTTCCAGCAATAGACTTTGAATAAGCAACAAACTCATTAGTTCAAcaagaatgagaaaaaaacacTAACCAGCTAGTCCACCCCTTTCACGTACTCCACAATGGCACCATAACATTACGTCCAGCTTGAGTTGAGATCAACAAATGGGCAGCTAAACAACACTGTAAGAGATCAAATATTCATTCTTGCTCTACTTCGCAGATTCAGATGCTTCACTTGTTTTAACCTCCGTTTGAAATTGAGACACATATGGTTTGagctggaaaaaaaagagacaaatccCAGTCAGTGATATATACAGAACCGTATCTCCAAAAAATCCTTCAATCACTAACTTGAGCGATCAAAATCTTACCAGGGGGCAAATTATGCAGTTTTTAGTTGTGGATTTTATGTATTATATGTGAAATATGGCCCTGTTTTTCCTAGTATACATGCTGGCCACAGAACTAGCAGAATGAATACAGATCCTTCTGCTCACGAAGGCAGTGTATCATGCAGTGCTCTCACTCTAAATCTTTTGTTTCCCAGGGAGAGCAGAACCTTGaaaatatcaagatattatACAAATGATGGGATTGTAATCTGATTGCCAACTACAAAGTCGATCATCAAAGTTTCCACTTTCcatgtttttcattattatgaAACAACTTCCCCCATCGTGAACCATggtcacaaaaataaatactaggAAATTCAAGAGCACACCATTACCTACTAAGAAAAACATGTCATATTCCATATCGAAACCAACAGTAAGAATTGACATGACAACGACTATTCTAGTGAACATAAGGGGATTAGTAGGAAACCTATAGTTTTATCTTCCTGTGGTATTAAAGGATTACCACCATATACTGCCAGTCAAGCACTTGCAAAATTTACATCCTAACCAAATTATGACCTGAGAAATTTAAAGAGAGTATCATACTCCCGCAACACCGAAAATTGCCAACTTATCAGCAGAGCCATTTTGATACTTGATGCAAGTTCTTAACATCCAtcatccacaaaaaaaaaaaaaaaaatatacaacttCAAACAAATGACAATGGTGAAATAAGATTACCATGAAGTCTGTCAAATCAGGGACTACATAGTTGGGCAGTTTCTCCGGTACAACAACATACCCGCCTGCAACGAGGTGGTTGGTTAGGAAACATTAAGTCCTAGATTCATAATTCATACATCAACAGCATTTTCAAAAATCAAGGCAGTTTAAATAAAACAGTCAAATCATATAGCGAAATATACATATCTATATTCTCGTTTAACCATTTGCATGTTTATAAGATAAGCATCATCAATCAACAACTCgaagaacaaaattaacaatCTGAATGATATACAATTCCTTAGGCAAAACAAAGTTGAGTTGCGGATGGTGGCGCATTTGACCTCACAAATTACCACCTAAAACCTCTGATTCAGCATCTGggcattaataataataaaatacagtGTTGGGATTGTAGTTTCCAAATACACAGAGAAGCATTTTATCAAATACTTGGTGAGTTGgttaaataaaagatgaaggtGAAATAGGACCTTTACGAGTGTGAAAACCCGTGGGCTTGCAATTCTTTCCCTTGTAGTAATTACGGGGAGCACGTTTTGACGAAAGAATGTCCAGCGACGACGTCCGCTTCCTCCTCATCGCCCTCCCTATCCCGGTTATCAATCCCAACGGCATTTCCCACCAAATAAACCGTGAATCAAGCACAGAATGAGCACAAAACGAATAAATTTGCTGTCCTgactttaaaagaaaatgaaaagctgCGGTGGAGTAATAAAGAGGGTGGGTGTCCTACTGGGTTGTAGTTGTAGAGGGTCTAGGGGTTTCGTTCCTTGCAGCTTCTTGTCACATAAAGGCTTGAGAGCAGTGTTTTAAGACCTGGTCCGACGGGTTGATCCGAGTTTGTAGCCGGGCCTGATCTAAGCAAAAAATAGGCTGGAAATTAGCCCGGTCAAACCTGGTCGACCCGGCTAGACCTAACTGAGACccgggtttatttttttatatatcctcATGCCCAAAACGACAAGAGCAGAGGGACGAATGCATTCCATAGCAGCAGAAGTGAGAAGAAAacctaattaatttcaagaaattgtCAAACCCATTTTACTCTCAGTTTCGAAGAAGAGCAGATGAGCAGAAGACCTTGATCGCCGTTTCAATTATGAGCATAAGGTTAGATGAGTTTttacttgtttctttcttcttttgcctTTTGCTATCCTCAGTTTCATCTTCTTCCCTCTATTGAACTTGCAAAAGAGTATAACAGTGGCATCGATTCTTCTCTCTATTGACCCATCGGTTCTTTCTATCGATTGACCCATCGATTCTTCCCACATGTATGTATCTTGTTTTctctgttcttttatttttatacaagttCA is drawn from Populus nigra chromosome 5, ddPopNigr1.1, whole genome shotgun sequence and contains these coding sequences:
- the LOC133694233 gene encoding uncharacterized protein LOC133694233 gives rise to the protein MPLGLITGIGRAMRRKRTSSLDILSSKRAPRNYYKGKNCKPTGFHTRKGGYVVVPEKLPNYVVPDLTDFMLKPYVSQFQTEVKTSEASESAK